The Haliotis asinina isolate JCU_RB_2024 chromosome 3, JCU_Hal_asi_v2, whole genome shotgun sequence genome segment CAGCTGAGGTTAATGTGAGTCATCTCCATGAAGAGTTTAAATCCCAAACGGTTTAGGAACATATTCGCCATGTTCTGTGATGTTTCGGATATAAACCCAAGAAGTAACCCCTTCTCAGCCAAAATAAAACATCGATACACCCTAAGCAGGTGCATTCGaatttcaacattttatatattttcaagaaaaaggTGAATATCTGTGAATATCAATTATCTAAACatgtttgaattttgtttagaaTCGATGCATGCATCAATAGGCATTTAATCAAATTTATATAATACATTATGTGTAATATATTGACATCGGCTGTAGATCATATCCACGTGCCTTATACTTGCCAGTACTTGGAAGGAACTTGGATGATATTAAGTAAACAAAACCATCAACTGGAACATCTGACAACCTACTGGAACAGATTGAGGTTTATACTATTCAGTCATGCAGGAAGCTCAATGTGGTCTCTGACAGGTTCCTCACATTTTAAAGATAACATAAACATACTtatcaaaattgaaacaatactgTGGGAGTTAATTTCCTGAAATATAAAATAATGGGGAAAACCCCTCATAATAAAAACACTTATTTAAAACGGGTGCGCCCAAACGTAAACTTGATCAGATAAAATGTACGTTTCATGATCTTCTATACGTGTGCAAATCGTAAAGTCTATGTCAAAGGAATAATTCACGAAATAGTGAAGGTCTAATATGCCATTAAAGAGCTCTCACCTCTTaacacatttgtttcagtgCTACAGCCCGTCTAAGAGGTTGCCACTAGAACCGGTGAGGTAAGTGCCATTGTGGATACCTGGTGAGATACAAGACACAATGCGGGCTCCGGGGCACCCAGGCAGTGCAACATCAATCGATGCTGTCGGCGTAATAATTGCTAGCCTGATTACGTCTCTACAAAGGATGTTGTTGTCATCGGACCCATCCAGCGTGTGCCACCTGTTGCGATAATCAGTCGGCAAACGTTCTACTTGTCATAAGTAATGTTGGTATATCTAGCATGAGTTATAATATTGTACATGTGTTGAGGCTTTTAGTTTCGAGATAACATCAGTTCCAAAATCCAAAGGAAATCTTAATAGGCAGAAGAAAACTACTGCACACGTAACGTCCCGCGGGGATCCGTTCCCAAAAGCGATCGTAGCGCCATGACTGTTATACGTCTGTGTTAAAAAATGATACTTAATTACAATCACCTTGGACCAACCATCGCTTTCTAGAACGGTAGAACAAGTACTAGTTCAGGACACCCAATGTAAACCATGGAGTTTCCAAAACTCAAGCAGCAACCACCGGTTTTGCTGAAACATCAGCTATCATAACGTCCAACTGGTGATACACCGGCTGTCCTACGATGTGACTGATGGTTGCACTAATGACACCGGCAACAATTACAGATATTCTTTCACCTCGAGTCAACCTAAGATCTCTATCGCTTTCACATATAAATGGTAAGTGAAGCcatgtgtacaaaatataaTCCGACATTAACTGAGTAGACTGACAGGCACAGCACCTGCTTTCCAAACGGGTATGGTTTTTGACATGGCTGAGTTAAACATTGTATCCAAAGTACTGAAGGTCTGAAACCTTTAACTCTCTGTTAAAACAAAGGAACACTGTACTTTTAGCACACGGGACACAACAAGAAAACTTACGCATGATCCGAACACTTGCGAAATGTTGCAAATTGATGTTTTCAGCAGGGCCTACAATGTTAGTTTCGTTGAATGCATATAGCAATGGAAAATAGGATTTGGAACATGTATATACTCCGTTGTGAATGCTGGTTGAGAAGGTCAtctagtagtagcagcagcaccaCGTCTCCGTGTCTAAGAAACACAGAACGACGGCGATGAGAAGAGGCCGAATTCCCGTCACAATAGTCTCTGCAACAGAGACCGACTCCGCAATACCATACGAGCAAAGAGTGAGGTAGAATTCCGCCGCCGCAAGAAGTAGCAGGAGCAACGCAACCTTCCACACACTCTGCAACACTAGACGGATCTCAGTACACTCGTAGGCGACAAGAGGACGACAGGTTGCCCACCACATACACAGAAAGAACATGAACAGAGCAATTGCGATGATGAGGAACTTCGGGGCGTCCGTGATCCAGTGGGTGCTGTCTTGTTGATAGTACAATACGCACGCTAGGTTGCTACGAAGGAAAAAGGTTACGGCCACTACCCAGGCGGAAGCTAGCATTACCGGAAGTCCGAATCCCAAGAAGAAGGAAAGGAGGAGACGCCCCCTGTTAAGACTGCATTTTCTTAGCCAgatcatgtaatttattccGAGAACCATCAACCAGGAGTAGGTGGCAAGTTCCGAGAATCTTCTCAGATAGGTTATTGTGATGCAAGATGTTGGATTTTCTGATAagctacgatcgctttgtgtCGGGTCGTCGATATATTGCATCACGTTGAAGGTCAATGACACAAGGGACATAAGCAGAGCGGATAGGAATAGTGGGATGAGAATCTGATAGCGTAGAGACCATTTCTTGATGCAACATCCGAATATGATGATTGCAATGATCAGGGCGAGAGCGGCGATACAGTTCAGGAAGTAGAAGAGAAGGTCGTTTGTGAGCACAGCGACATCTATAGTCACCTCCTGCACTGCCGCGGTAGGGACGTAGGGAGTTGTCTCCTCTTCCTCGTCAGGCAGGACGCAGGTTGAGTAATTTGTCCAAACCGCGAGTTCGTTTCCCGGTGGACTATACCATGTGCCATTCCTATTACACTTCTTGTAGGCGTAACCAGTTGATGTGAAACCGTCAACTGAAGGGCAAGGTTTACTGATGGTCATCCCTGGTAAAGTAGGTGGCCAACAGATGTAGCCGTCGAATGTCGCATTGCAAAACCTCTTGGGGTACAGGTGTTTGATGCTCTTTATACATTCCTCCGTAGCCTTCTGGAGTCCATCAGAAATACGTTTGTTCATCCCTTCCATATTTGGACATTAACTTCAAAAAGAAAGACCTTGTTTCAAGCTAGCGACACGATTTTTCAAAGCAAGATCTCTTTTTGGGGTAAAAACTGTTATCAAGTCTTGCAGTGTTGAAGTGCCAATTTGTGCCTGTTAGTTGTACAGTCAACCAGTTCACTTGTTAACTTTTGCTTGACTGaaaacacatacactttcaCTATTCCTTAGTCGAAATCACATGCACATCCGCTGCCCATTAATCTTCGTTAAAGTGAAAGAAGCGACGTCCGTGTATAAAAGCTGTACGTGATCTGTTCCAAATGAGCAGTTACGATGCTGAAGAGAAAAGAACACccattacatatatacatggaaACACCGTAAATCACAAAGAAATGTTCCCCAAGTGTCAGCCACTTTCGGAAATATTATTAATCCTCTAACACTGTGAGGAGTTTGCACGTCTTCACACTACGGCCGTGTTCCAATCTCTATCATGTTATAACAAGGATGTCAAACTCCCAACAGTGACCTCTTCTGTTAAAAATACATTACAGATCAGTTCTCCTGAGAGGAACAGATTAACGCTCTTCGGTGTGGATAAGCAACGCCGGTTCCTCACCAACTCGAGTGGTCTGATGAAGACCAGGTTGGTGCTAAAACGACACCAAAATGGAGTTTATCAGCAATCAAACAGACAaatgaaacattgaaaacagGTGTTTATGTCGATGTAATTTGTCATTTCTGTTTTTGCTAGCATttcaaataacattttttatGGTAAAACAGGAATGGATTTTGTTTGTAGAACAAAATCCTCTCAGTCCATTCATCATCTTACCCCATCATGGCGCGCCACGTGTGGGTGGACACAGAATCCCGAGGTATACATGTGTTACCCTGACAAGCATCCAGCACCACTCTCCACTGCCTTCTTATCGTGCTAATCTAAAGACAGGGGGTTTGGGGTGTACATGAAAGATGCGACTGTTTGGAAAAGATTGTGTATCTTATAAAACAACATACTGGACATAGAGATCATTTACACAGCTGCCTCAGGGGCCTTGACCATCGCTAATATCTTGAAGATCTCTGAATATCTTGAAGAGCGGCTGGATATTTTGATAGGTTATATGCACGCTGTTATTTCTTTGACCGTTGGTTCGTATAGATTCAGAACTGGTCGAAAGCATTGTCAGATATTTCATACTGCACATATAATATCTCTTTTTAATGTGctacattatttttaaaaatatatgataATGCGTTTTTGCATAACTAAAGCATTTTCTTATTTCGAGAAGACATTTAACAAATCCTCAGAGAAAATTGGAAATAAGTCCGGAATAAACTGTCATTATTTGACGAATGTTTGTATTTCCTGTTTATGCAGAAAGGGTGAACATCGGTGCTCGTAATTTTCCTCAGATCGCATTTATCCTCGTTCTTTGACATTATCTTTGCATATATAGTGACAAGAAATCACACCCCTGTTCTCTACGTCTGCCGGAGTGTCTGAGTCTGACAGGGCAATTACAGTAATGTATGGTTATATCGCCTCTTGTGTTTTCTACCGGTACCTGTCCAAGTCCATTGTTATGGACTAGTTAgattaaacaaaatgtttatgtttccaAATTAAATTATTGTAGATGTTTGGTCTGATGGATGTGTTTGCGATATGGAACCAAATTTCATCCGAAATATTGAACAGCACAAACGAGCATTCATATACATGATCTGCCAGCTGCCCCTTCGCCGTAATAAATTGCTAGCTGAATGCCTGAGACGGCTAAAACATGCTCTCATCAATTAAACTGCGCCAGTGGTTTCTTGGTATTGTTCAAATTTCTTTCTTGAATGAGCGACAAGTGATCGCGTTCCTTTTTGTAGGAACAcccacaaaatatcttcaatTGCACGGGAAACGTGATATTCACACGTAACGGTTCTTAAATGTTCACGAGTGCGATATATGTCATCGGTAGATCGAAACTTTACCGTAAAAATAATTAAGCGTTACACAACAATCCTAACACATTCGATTTGTGATGAAAACGTAGGAAACATATGAGAGTTAATTTCTGGAACATGTACATGGTTTACACTCAGTCTTGTTCTCTAGAATATAACATATGGGTGTAAATACAAGACACATATATAACAACGATGTGGTTTAAAACTGAATTCATCATTTGGTTTCTTGACTTTACTTGTACAAAAACGAAACCATTACGATTTGTAGAATGTTGAACAAAAGATGTTTGATAAATACTCACCGACAGAGTGTTGCGAAGAGAGTGCAGAGAGTCTGGTCCAAAGTTCCACGTGACATTGTGGCATTTTACAATTAACACGTTAATCAACCACGCTTTTGTAAATCAACATCTAATTAGCCATAACTATATGAACATGATAGGTCAACTGAAATCATGAGACGGCTATACATGTTTTGGGCTAGACTCGAATTATAGTGTTCAAGGTATCTGCATAAACGGCTAGATTTGTTGGTGGTGTATTACAAAGCTACAATTGCTCCAAGCTTACTGCGAAGGTCGTAAATTGATTGAAGCGTATTGGCGGGTATGATTACATGTATTAGGATAATACAGCAACGCCATCTCCGCAGGACAgccattaacacaacacacgcAATGTTAAAGAAATGTATTACTTAACGATAATCCAGGGTGCTGGACAGATCATTGTGTACAGATGAGATATTTATGCTTTGGAAATCCTTAAAAATTATTTCTCCATTTGTTAATTTTTCTTTCACTTCCGTGTGAGATTAGTGGTTTGGAATGACAGTCagattgttttaatgacttgtttgagtggcatgtaTTATCTTTCAATATAACAGTAAATTGCTTGAACAGTAGTAATTATTGAAATGGTTAGTTATAACTATGTAGTTGTCAAGGTGACGTGTTAACATAACAATGGCTTGACAATAGACGAGTGAAAATGGAGCTTTTATTTTTTCTTAGGTGATACAAGATAATGCACATTGGTGCTTCGGTTATCTGTTCTGGTAAAGCATATTTTTGTGTATTGTTAGTTGTAATTTATCTCTGGTATCGCTACTGATTGGTACTGTCTGTATTCATTCACCTCGTAACCCACTGTTATTGGTTGTATCTCTACTGCTCACACTGTATTCTCCCCGTGGTATGGTGTGACTTTATCTTTACCGCTCTCATTGGATTCCCCCGGTGGCACGTTGTGACTGGTTATATCTTTACTGCTCACACTGTATTCTCCCCGTGGTATGGTGTGATTGGTTGTGTCTTTACTGCTCTCACTGTATTCCCCCTGTGGCATGTTGTGATTGGTTGTATCTTAACGGCTTGTGTCGTATTCCTCATGTGGCATGATGTGATTGGTTATATTTTTACTCCTCACACTGTATTCTCCCTGTGGCATGTTGTGATTGGTTGTGTCTTTCCTGCTCACACAGTATTTTCCATGTGGCATGCTGTGATTGGTTGTATCTTTACTGCTCTCACTGTATTCCCCCTGTGGCACGTTGTGATTGGTTGTATCTTTACTGCTCTCACTGTATTCCCCCTGTGGCATGCTGTGATTGGTTGTGTCTTTACTCTTCACACTGTATTCCCCCTGTGGCATGCTGTGATTGGTTGTGTCTTTACTCCTCACACTGTATTCCCCCTGTGGCATGCTGTGATTGGTTGTGTCTTTACTCCTCACACTGTATTCCCCCTGTGGCATGCTGTGATTGGTTGTATCTTTACTGCTCTCACTGTATTCCCCCTTTGGCATGCTGTGATTGGTTGCATCCTCATTATTCATACTGTATTTGCCTTGTGGTACGTTGTGATTAAATCTATCTGTACtgcttctttgagaggcatgtttagaagttgatgaatcCGATAAGATTGATTGACATGAAGTATGAACGTACAGGAGCAATGTGATGACACGGGATTGCATGTAGAGGCCAGTGACAATAGGTGGCATACTGAAGCCAGTGGGAGGTACAGAGTTTTAGAGTTGGACATGTTACAAGCACTTAGCGTTCGTTGATACGTTCGTCATATGCTGACGGGATGAAGTAACCTTGATCTCTGATCGGTGTCGTTTGGTGTGGATGGCCTCTGTTAATTTCCGTTTGGTGAAGTCGGATTGGTAATGCCTTGTCA includes the following:
- the LOC137278502 gene encoding PDF receptor-like, whose product is MEGMNKRISDGLQKATEECIKSIKHLYPKRFCNATFDGYICWPPTLPGMTISKPCPSVDGFTSTGYAYKKCNRNGTWYSPPGNELAVWTNYSTCVLPDEEEETTPYVPTAAVQEVTIDVAVLTNDLLFYFLNCIAALALIIAIIIFGCCIKKWSLRYQILIPLFLSALLMSLVSLTFNVMQYIDDPTQSDRSLSENPTSCITITYLRRFSELATYSWLMVLGINYMIWLRKCSLNRGRLLLSFFLGFGLPVMLASAWVVAVTFFLRSNLACVLYYQQDSTHWITDAPKFLIIAIALFMFFLCMWWATCRPLVAYECTEIRLVLQSVWKVALLLLLLAAAEFYLTLCSYGIAESVSVAETIVTGIRPLLIAVVLCFLDTETWCCCYY